The Lentzea guizhouensis genome contains a region encoding:
- a CDS encoding vitamin K epoxide reductase family protein codes for MADCLPGLASSLVLTIEKTALLRDSACVPTCSINQVLSCGSPQAELFGFPTRCRASRASQRATSGVAFVHRLMHQSLAVIVGGAAPISQGLC; via the coding sequence GTGGCAGACTGCCTCCCGGGCCTCGCCTCCTCTCTCGTCCTGACCATCGAGAAGACCGCCCTGCTGCGCGACTCGGCTTGTGTGCCGACGTGCAGCATCAACCAGGTCCTGAGCTGCGGCTCCCCGCAGGCCGAGCTGTTCGGCTTCCCGACCCGCTGCCGGGCGTCGCGGGCTTCGCAGAGGGCGACGTCGGGCGTCGCCTTCGTGCACCGGCTGATGCACCAGAGTCTGGCGGTGATAGTCGGAGGTGCTGCGCCGATATCACAAGGGCTGTGCTGA
- a CDS encoding cytochrome P450, which translates to MKLMLRSGTDVRSRLTEWMGRRLLARLSRTGFDLESSWFVPSRVLAPLRRNGLDPVPELARMHAHGPVTKLPLPVPVWLVTGHEASKQVLVDVEAFSNDFGHLKELGLFADEAPGGLGFSDPPEHTRLRKVLTPEFTMRRLSRLVPRIEAIVNDQLDLMSMKDGPVDLVEDFALPVPALTICELLGVPLSEREEFQRRSVARFDLAGAATASLSAVSESIVYFRELVRAQRSNPSDGLLGELIRKHGDDLDDDELAGLADGLLTGGFETTASMISLGTLALLRDQALMAQVHGDDKAVNSLVDELLRHHTVVQVAFPRVARRDVDVAGTRVRAGDIVVCSLSQANRDTEVYSDPNRICPERAAGQHLAFGYGAHRCIGAELAKMELRIAYPALARRFPQMRLAIEPGALSFRKLSIVYGLQSLPIDLGSPTTSAHELLS; encoded by the coding sequence ATGAAGCTGATGCTGCGGTCGGGCACCGACGTGCGCTCGCGACTGACCGAGTGGATGGGACGGCGCCTGCTCGCGCGCCTGAGCCGAACCGGTTTCGACCTCGAGTCGTCCTGGTTCGTGCCCTCGCGCGTGCTGGCCCCGCTGCGCCGCAACGGTTTGGACCCCGTGCCAGAGCTTGCGCGGATGCACGCGCACGGCCCGGTGACCAAGCTGCCACTGCCCGTGCCGGTCTGGCTCGTGACCGGCCACGAAGCCTCCAAGCAGGTGCTCGTCGACGTCGAGGCGTTCAGCAACGACTTCGGCCACCTCAAGGAGCTGGGCCTGTTCGCCGACGAGGCACCGGGCGGGCTGGGGTTCAGCGACCCGCCGGAGCACACCCGGCTGCGCAAGGTGCTGACGCCGGAGTTCACCATGCGCCGGCTGTCCCGGCTGGTGCCGCGGATCGAGGCGATCGTGAACGACCAGCTCGACCTCATGTCGATGAAGGACGGACCGGTCGACCTGGTCGAGGACTTCGCGCTGCCGGTGCCCGCGCTGACGATCTGCGAGCTGCTCGGCGTGCCGCTGAGCGAGCGCGAGGAGTTCCAGCGCCGCAGCGTGGCCCGCTTCGACCTGGCCGGCGCGGCCACCGCGTCGTTGTCGGCGGTGTCGGAGTCGATCGTCTACTTCCGCGAGCTGGTGCGGGCGCAGCGCTCCAACCCGAGCGACGGCCTGCTCGGCGAGCTGATCCGCAAGCACGGCGACGACCTCGACGACGACGAGCTCGCCGGACTCGCCGACGGCCTGCTCACCGGCGGCTTCGAGACCACGGCCAGCATGATCTCGCTCGGCACGCTCGCACTGCTGCGCGACCAGGCCCTGATGGCCCAGGTCCACGGCGACGACAAGGCGGTGAACTCGCTGGTCGACGAGCTGCTGCGGCACCACACGGTCGTACAGGTCGCGTTCCCGCGCGTCGCCCGCCGCGACGTCGACGTGGCCGGCACGCGGGTGCGCGCCGGTGACATCGTGGTGTGCTCGCTCTCCCAGGCGAACCGCGACACCGAGGTGTACTCCGACCCGAACCGCATCTGCCCGGAGCGCGCGGCCGGTCAGCACCTGGCGTTCGGCTACGGCGCCCACCGCTGCATCGGCGCGGAGCTCGCGAAGATGGAGCTGCGGATCGCCTACCCGGCGCTGGCGCGGCGGTTCCCGCAGATGCGGCTGGCGATCGAGCCGGGCGCGCTGTCGTTCCGCAAGCTCTCCATCGTCTACGGCCTGCAGTCGTTGCCGATCGACCTGGGCAGTCCGACGACGTCGGCGCACGAGCTGCTCAGCTGA
- a CDS encoding beta-ketoacyl-ACP synthase III, with amino-acid sequence MSGSRVVAFGHHQPERVLSNADLEQMVDTNDAWILQRTGIATRRIADDESVADMAAAAAAKALAASGVPAGEIGQVIVATCSAIDRSPSTAAQVAARLGIPAAVVFDLNNACAGFCTALATADHTIRAGAAKHALVIGAEKMSDLVDWTDRSSCILLGDGAGAAVISASDDAAVGPVVWGSDPTRSNAVRLVDEWQPKFAQEGQAVFRWATSELPAIAAQACERAGIATTDLAAVVTHQANLRIIEALTRKLSLRDDVVIAKDVVVSGNTSAASVPLALSKMAERGELPSGAPVLLFAFGGGLSWAGQVVTAP; translated from the coding sequence TTGTCCGGATCCCGTGTTGTCGCGTTCGGCCATCACCAGCCCGAACGGGTGCTGAGCAACGCCGACCTGGAGCAGATGGTCGACACGAACGACGCGTGGATCCTGCAGCGCACCGGCATCGCCACGCGCCGGATCGCCGACGACGAGTCCGTGGCGGACATGGCGGCCGCCGCCGCGGCCAAGGCGCTCGCGGCGTCCGGCGTCCCGGCCGGTGAGATCGGCCAGGTGATCGTCGCCACGTGTTCCGCAATCGACCGCAGCCCGTCGACCGCCGCCCAGGTCGCCGCACGGCTCGGCATCCCCGCCGCCGTCGTGTTCGACCTCAACAACGCGTGCGCCGGCTTCTGCACCGCGCTCGCCACCGCCGACCACACGATCCGCGCCGGTGCCGCGAAGCACGCGCTGGTCATCGGCGCCGAGAAGATGTCCGACCTGGTCGACTGGACCGACCGCAGCTCGTGCATCCTGCTCGGCGACGGCGCCGGTGCCGCTGTGATCAGCGCCTCGGACGACGCGGCGGTCGGCCCGGTCGTCTGGGGGTCGGACCCCACCCGGAGCAACGCCGTGCGGCTCGTCGACGAGTGGCAGCCGAAGTTCGCCCAGGAGGGCCAGGCTGTGTTCCGCTGGGCAACGAGCGAACTGCCCGCTATCGCCGCGCAGGCCTGCGAGCGGGCCGGCATCGCCACCACCGACCTCGCCGCCGTCGTCACCCACCAGGCCAACCTGCGCATCATCGAGGCGCTGACCCGCAAGCTCAGCCTGCGGGATGATGTGGTGATCGCCAAGGACGTGGTCGTCTCCGGCAACACCTCGGCGGCATCCGTTCCGCTCGCTTTGTCCAAAATGGCGGAACGCGGCGAACTACCGTCCGGTGCACCGGTGTTGCTCTTCGCGTTCGGCGGCGGACTGTCCTGGGCGGGCCAGGTCGTCACCGCTCCCTGA
- a CDS encoding TetR/AcrR family transcriptional regulator encodes MSPRRSAADTRETRQRILGHSLAIASQEGLEGLTIGRLATELGMSKAGLLGHFGTKETLQLAVVDAAAEVFLREVPRRVKQLPSGLRRLKDVCEAWVSYLERNVLPGGCFFTAATAEFDGRSGPVRDALAGMNALWRRDLRIHIRRAVSDGDLPPDTDVEQMIYELLGIMLALNHFLQLEKDAAAPARARRALERLFRR; translated from the coding sequence GTGAGCCCGCGCCGATCCGCCGCCGACACCCGCGAGACGCGGCAGCGCATCCTCGGCCACAGCCTGGCGATCGCGTCGCAGGAAGGGCTGGAGGGACTGACGATCGGCAGGCTCGCGACCGAGCTGGGGATGAGCAAGGCCGGGCTGCTCGGCCACTTCGGCACCAAGGAGACCCTGCAGCTGGCCGTGGTCGACGCGGCGGCGGAGGTGTTCCTGCGCGAGGTGCCCAGGCGCGTCAAGCAGCTGCCGTCCGGGCTGCGGCGGCTCAAGGACGTCTGCGAGGCGTGGGTGTCCTACCTGGAACGCAACGTGCTGCCCGGCGGCTGCTTCTTCACCGCGGCGACGGCCGAGTTCGACGGCCGCAGCGGCCCGGTCCGCGACGCGCTGGCCGGCATGAACGCGTTGTGGCGACGCGACCTGCGCATCCACATCCGGCGCGCGGTGTCCGACGGGGACCTGCCGCCGGACACCGACGTCGAGCAGATGATCTACGAGCTGCTCGGGATCATGCTGGCGCTCAACCACTTCCTGCAGCTGGAGAAGGACGCCGCGGCGCCGGCCAGGGCACGCAGGGCGCTGGAGCGGTTGTTCCGGCGGTGA
- a CDS encoding C39 family peptidase produces the protein MRADSAVIDLVTYQLPNQFPVNVSSPAPHVSKWGRYITDEFSNRGTTFNRTQNDWTRTGAFKGAHGWITGYHCSGTPARPCASWEAERDFLARNGAAVQQGMFTAAQVRAFLDQGKFVIMSGRWGSTAGHLSVVIGYADDGTFWVHDTYGAGTDGSWDGAQQNYTWGYIAPAQMWAA, from the coding sequence GTGCGGGCCGACAGCGCGGTGATCGACCTCGTGACCTACCAGCTGCCCAACCAGTTCCCGGTCAACGTGTCCAGCCCGGCACCGCACGTCTCGAAGTGGGGCCGCTACATCACCGACGAGTTCAGCAACCGCGGCACCACGTTCAACCGCACGCAGAACGACTGGACGCGCACCGGCGCGTTCAAGGGCGCGCACGGCTGGATCACCGGCTACCACTGCAGCGGGACCCCGGCCCGCCCGTGCGCCTCATGGGAGGCCGAGCGCGACTTCCTCGCCCGCAACGGCGCGGCGGTGCAGCAGGGCATGTTCACCGCGGCGCAGGTCCGCGCGTTCCTCGACCAGGGCAAGTTCGTGATCATGAGCGGCCGCTGGGGCTCCACCGCCGGCCACCTCTCGGTCGTCATCGGCTACGCGGACGACGGCACGTTCTGGGTGCACGACACCTACGGCGCGGGCACGGACGGCAGCTGGGACGGCGCCCAGCAGAACTACACGTGGGGCTACATCGCACCCGCCCAGATGTGGGCCGCCTAG
- a CDS encoding LysR family transcriptional regulator, with translation MELLHLRYFVAVAEELNFSAAARKLHMAASPLSQRIKDLEHELGEQLFDRSTHHVALTPAGTALLPIARDVLDRVGSIRWRLDQATKPERGTVFVGMPAGVHPALRERVTVLADRVRERFELKRWPGSSTDLVEAVKDGRLALTLARLPVQEAALDTVHVMSERLGAVVPADRFAGHKSVKLAELTDLAYARPPEETMPSYFEQLDAQLHELGIRKRIQLTNTGYSGVSELVSGGLAFSVSMLDEESSMRGYQLDNMVVLPFADFRAQLDTGLLWRQDRREGDLKEIVQEAKDVFAEPIAR, from the coding sequence GTGGAACTGCTGCACCTCAGGTACTTCGTCGCGGTCGCCGAGGAGCTCAACTTCTCGGCCGCCGCGCGGAAGCTGCACATGGCCGCCTCGCCGCTGAGCCAGCGGATCAAGGACCTCGAGCACGAGCTCGGCGAGCAGCTGTTCGACCGCAGCACCCACCACGTGGCGCTGACACCCGCCGGCACGGCCCTGCTGCCCATCGCGCGGGACGTGCTCGACCGGGTCGGGTCGATCCGGTGGCGGCTCGACCAGGCGACCAAACCGGAACGCGGGACCGTGTTCGTCGGCATGCCGGCGGGCGTGCACCCGGCGCTGCGGGAACGCGTCACCGTGCTCGCCGACCGGGTGCGCGAGCGGTTCGAGCTCAAGCGGTGGCCCGGGTCGAGCACGGACCTCGTCGAGGCGGTCAAGGACGGCAGGCTCGCGCTCACCCTGGCCAGGCTGCCGGTGCAGGAGGCCGCGCTCGACACGGTGCACGTGATGTCGGAACGGCTCGGCGCGGTCGTCCCGGCCGACCGGTTCGCCGGGCACAAATCCGTCAAACTGGCCGAACTGACCGATCTCGCCTATGCGCGCCCACCCGAGGAAACAATGCCGTCGTATTTCGAGCAGCTCGACGCGCAGTTGCACGAGCTGGGCATCAGAAAACGCATCCAGCTCACGAACACCGGCTACAGCGGGGTCAGTGAACTGGTGTCCGGCGGACTCGCGTTCTCCGTCTCGATGCTCGACGAGGAGAGCTCGATGCGCGGCTACCAGCTGGACAACATGGTGGTCCTGCCGTTCGCGGACTTCCGCGCCCAGCTCGACACCGGCCTGCTGTGGCGGCAAGACCGTCGCGAAGGCGACCTCAAGGAAATCGTCCAAGAAGCAAAAGACGTGTTCGCCGAACCGATCGCCAGGTAA
- a CDS encoding CaiB/BaiF CoA transferase family protein: MQDITTGPLDGVRVIDLSTVVMGPYAAQILGDLGADVIKIESPADTVRNGRHRTTPGMTPLSLNVNRNKRSIALNLKDETGRERALKLIDTADVLITNMRPGALSRLGLDYADVAERNPGLVYAHAQGFRGDSDRAGTAAYDETIQGASGLVDIANRALGRPVYLPTILGDKVSSLTIAYSVLAALVHRNRTGQGQRVEVPMADTLIAFNLVEHLSGHAFVPEEGPTGFTLSMAKGHHAVHTKDGLACVVPYTPQNFRDFFAAAGRPDLVEDPRVAGERIDPGDSDDLMGLADECAAALTTAEWAEVCGKHSIPFGPVLELDRAHEDEYVREGHLLDTVRHPTEGLVRSIGIPVRFSATPATVRRLAPVPGQDTAEVLEELA, translated from the coding sequence ATGCAGGACATCACCACCGGTCCGTTGGACGGCGTGCGGGTGATCGACCTCTCGACCGTGGTCATGGGCCCGTACGCGGCCCAGATCCTCGGAGACCTCGGCGCCGACGTGATCAAGATCGAGTCACCGGCCGACACCGTGCGCAACGGCCGCCACCGCACCACCCCCGGCATGACGCCGCTCAGCCTCAACGTCAACCGCAACAAGCGCAGCATCGCGTTGAACCTCAAGGACGAGACCGGTCGCGAACGCGCGCTCAAGCTGATCGACACCGCCGACGTGCTGATCACCAACATGCGGCCAGGCGCGCTGAGCAGGCTCGGCCTCGACTACGCCGACGTGGCCGAGCGCAACCCCGGTCTCGTCTACGCCCACGCGCAGGGCTTCCGCGGCGACTCCGACCGCGCCGGCACCGCCGCCTACGACGAGACGATCCAGGGCGCGTCCGGGCTGGTCGACATCGCGAACCGGGCCCTGGGCCGGCCCGTCTACCTGCCGACGATCCTCGGCGACAAGGTGTCGTCGCTGACCATCGCCTACAGCGTGCTCGCCGCGCTCGTGCACCGGAACCGCACCGGCCAGGGGCAGCGGGTCGAGGTCCCGATGGCGGACACGCTGATCGCGTTCAACCTGGTCGAGCACCTGTCGGGCCACGCGTTCGTGCCGGAGGAGGGCCCGACCGGCTTCACGCTGTCGATGGCCAAGGGGCATCACGCCGTGCACACGAAGGACGGCTTGGCCTGTGTCGTCCCGTACACCCCGCAGAACTTCCGCGACTTCTTCGCCGCGGCCGGACGTCCCGACCTGGTCGAGGACCCGCGCGTGGCCGGTGAGCGGATCGACCCCGGTGACAGCGACGACCTGATGGGCCTGGCCGACGAGTGCGCCGCCGCGCTGACCACCGCCGAGTGGGCCGAGGTGTGCGGCAAGCACAGCATCCCGTTCGGGCCGGTGCTGGAGCTCGACCGGGCGCACGAGGACGAGTACGTGCGCGAGGGCCACCTCCTCGACACCGTGCGGCACCCGACCGAGGGGCTGGTCCGCTCGATCGGCATCCCGGTCCGGTTCTCCGCGACCCCCGCCACCGTCCGGCGGCTGGCACCCGTGCCCGGCCAGGACACCGCAGAAGTGCTGGAGGAGCTGGCATGA
- a CDS encoding crotonase/enoyl-CoA hydratase family protein: MNEVRTERVGSALLITIDRPEARNAVNAAVATKLAAALDELEATPGLRVGVLTGAGGTFSAGMDLKAALKGESPVVGDRGLGGLTEARLTKPMIAAVEGFALGGGFELALGCDLVVAAQDARFGLPEVKRGLIAAGGGVVRLPRRIPHHLAMEILLTGEPVDGVRAGELGIANRVVPTGEAAAIALQLAEQIALNAPLALAAVKEVVRSQDPWAAQRTESAKLMSTADVREGMTAFAERRAPQWTGK, translated from the coding sequence ATGAACGAGGTTCGCACCGAACGCGTCGGATCGGCGCTGCTGATCACGATCGACCGTCCCGAGGCGCGCAACGCCGTGAACGCGGCCGTCGCGACGAAGCTCGCCGCCGCGCTGGACGAGCTGGAGGCAACTCCCGGCCTGCGGGTGGGCGTGCTGACCGGCGCAGGTGGCACGTTCAGCGCGGGCATGGACCTCAAGGCCGCGCTGAAGGGCGAGTCGCCGGTCGTCGGTGACCGCGGCCTCGGCGGTCTCACGGAGGCCCGGCTGACCAAGCCGATGATCGCCGCGGTCGAGGGGTTCGCGCTGGGCGGTGGGTTCGAGCTGGCCCTGGGCTGCGACCTGGTCGTCGCCGCGCAGGACGCGCGGTTCGGGCTGCCCGAGGTCAAGCGCGGCCTGATCGCCGCGGGCGGGGGAGTCGTCCGCCTGCCCCGGCGCATCCCGCACCACCTCGCGATGGAGATCCTGCTGACCGGCGAGCCGGTCGACGGCGTTCGCGCGGGGGAGCTCGGCATCGCCAACAGGGTCGTGCCCACCGGCGAGGCTGCCGCGATCGCGTTGCAGCTGGCGGAACAGATCGCCCTGAACGCCCCGCTGGCGCTCGCCGCCGTCAAGGAGGTCGTGCGCTCCCAGGATCCCTGGGCCGCCCAGCGCACCGAGAGCGCGAAGTTGATGAGCACCGCCGACGTGCGCGAGGGCATGACCGCGTTCGCCGAACGCCGTGCTCCACAGTGGACAGGAAAGTGA
- a CDS encoding acetoacetate decarboxylase — MLGVTPLSAPAFPAVQPRFFDREYLNIVYRTDPDAVRAVVPRPLEVDEPLVRFEVMKMTDVTGYGPYTEAGQAVQVTFDGERGEYLHAMYLDSFAATASGREVSAYPKVMGSPSLYADHGALVGTLNYGTVRVATATMGYKQFELDTRQAEAEITVPTFMLKTIPDYDGTPRVQELVRTRITDLVVKAAYTGPARLQLFQHVLAPLADLPVLEVVSASHIITDLTLAPAKPVHDYLEEA; from the coding sequence ATGCTGGGTGTCACACCGCTGAGCGCACCGGCGTTTCCCGCCGTGCAGCCCCGGTTCTTCGACCGCGAGTACCTGAACATCGTCTACCGCACCGATCCCGACGCCGTGCGCGCCGTCGTGCCGCGGCCGCTGGAGGTCGACGAGCCGCTGGTCCGGTTCGAGGTCATGAAGATGACCGACGTCACCGGCTACGGCCCGTACACCGAGGCCGGGCAGGCCGTCCAGGTGACGTTCGACGGCGAACGCGGCGAGTACCTGCACGCGATGTACCTCGACAGCTTCGCCGCCACCGCGTCCGGCCGCGAGGTGAGCGCCTACCCGAAGGTGATGGGCTCGCCGTCGCTCTACGCCGACCACGGCGCGCTGGTCGGGACGTTGAATTACGGCACCGTTCGGGTGGCGACCGCGACCATGGGTTACAAACAGTTCGAACTGGACACCCGTCAGGCTGAGGCGGAGATCACGGTTCCAACCTTCATGCTGAAGACCATCCCAGACTATGACGGAACGCCGCGGGTCCAAGAGCTCGTGCGCACGCGGATCACGGACCTCGTGGTCAAGGCCGCCTACACCGGCCCGGCGCGGTTGCAGCTGTTCCAGCACGTCCTCGCGCCGCTCGCCGACCTCCCCGTGCTGGAGGTCGTGTCCGCCAGCCACATCATCACCGACCTGACGCTCGCTCCCGCCAAGCCGGTTCACGACTACTTGGAGGAAGCATGA
- a CDS encoding 3-hydroxyacyl-CoA dehydrogenase NAD-binding domain-containing protein, protein MTPGKNATVAVVGAGVIGLSWARLFAEHGLTVRVADPRADLVVPDGVEVAPSVAEAVRDADFVQENGPEDLEFKKTLFAELVREAPAHALLLSSSSAIPSTAFTRGIDGSRVLIGHPFNPPHVIPLVEVVPGEQTSEESVDRAVAFYRSLGRTPVVERKEIPGFVGNRLQAALSREAAYLVEQGVVTPQDLDTVVTSSLGIRWATVGPFLGAHLGGGPGGYRHLAEHIGKSMQGLRLGTPSPDPERLIRAVEDAYGSSTYSALAEARDRKQLAVLTAVEEN, encoded by the coding sequence ATGACGCCGGGGAAGAACGCCACAGTCGCAGTCGTCGGGGCAGGGGTCATCGGCCTGTCGTGGGCCCGGCTGTTCGCCGAGCACGGCCTGACCGTGCGCGTCGCGGACCCCCGCGCCGACCTGGTCGTCCCGGACGGCGTCGAGGTCGCACCGAGCGTCGCCGAAGCCGTGCGGGACGCGGACTTCGTGCAGGAGAACGGCCCGGAGGACCTGGAGTTCAAGAAGACCCTGTTCGCCGAGCTCGTCCGCGAGGCCCCGGCGCACGCCCTGCTGCTGAGCTCGTCGTCCGCGATCCCGTCCACGGCGTTCACCAGGGGCATCGACGGTTCGCGCGTCCTGATCGGACACCCGTTCAACCCGCCGCACGTGATCCCGCTGGTCGAGGTCGTGCCCGGCGAGCAGACGAGCGAGGAGTCGGTGGACAGGGCCGTCGCGTTCTACCGCTCGCTCGGCCGCACACCGGTCGTGGAACGCAAGGAGATCCCTGGGTTCGTCGGCAACCGCCTGCAGGCCGCGCTCTCCCGCGAGGCCGCCTACCTCGTCGAACAGGGTGTGGTGACGCCGCAGGACCTCGACACCGTCGTGACTAGCTCGCTCGGCATCCGCTGGGCGACCGTCGGCCCGTTCCTCGGTGCCCACCTCGGCGGTGGCCCCGGCGGGTACCGGCACCTCGCCGAGCACATCGGCAAGTCCATGCAGGGCTTGCGGCTCGGCACCCCGTCGCCAGATCCCGAACGGCTCATCAGGGCCGTGGAAGACGCTTACGGCTCCTCCACGTACTCGGCGCTGGCCGAGGCGCGCGACCGCAAGCAGCTCGCCGTTCTGACCGCAGTGGAGGAGAACTGA